The proteins below are encoded in one region of Streptomyces sp. NBC_00490:
- a CDS encoding GntR family transcriptional regulator, translating into MPRTLLRDRAYESIRDAIVAGELAPGAVVRDADLAERLGLSRAPVREAFSRLVDEGLLESKPQSYTRVTPLMAGEVRDAAAVVGAMHELVTRVAVPRLFAADVETMRTANERFAAAVAAGDVDAALQADDALHDVLVRVSGNRAAAATAARYTPLVRRLERRRFGEGGACRSAGLHERLIEACAAGDVDEAVRVTAEIWRGLAELADSD; encoded by the coding sequence ATACCGCGCACCTTGCTCAGGGATCGCGCCTACGAATCCATCCGGGACGCCATCGTCGCCGGTGAGCTCGCACCCGGCGCGGTGGTGCGGGACGCCGACCTCGCGGAGCGGCTCGGGCTGTCCCGGGCGCCGGTGCGGGAGGCGTTCTCGCGGCTCGTCGACGAGGGGCTGCTGGAGAGCAAGCCGCAGAGCTATACGCGCGTGACCCCGTTGATGGCCGGTGAGGTGCGGGATGCCGCGGCCGTGGTGGGTGCCATGCACGAACTCGTCACCCGGGTCGCCGTGCCCCGGCTGTTCGCCGCGGACGTCGAGACGATGCGCACGGCCAACGAGCGGTTCGCGGCGGCCGTCGCCGCGGGTGACGTGGACGCCGCACTCCAGGCCGACGACGCACTCCACGACGTCCTCGTCCGCGTCAGCGGCAACCGCGCCGCGGCCGCCACCGCCGCCCGCTACACCCCGCTCGTCCGCCGGCTGGAGCGTCGGCGCTTCGGCGAGGGCGGCGCCTGCCGCTCCGCAGGGCTGCACGAACGGCTCATCGAGGCCTGCGCGGCCGGTGACGTGGACGAGGCGGTCCGGGTCACGGCCGAGATCTGGCGCGGCCTCGCCGAACTCGCCGACAGCGACTGA